Proteins from a genomic interval of Nitrosomonas sp.:
- a CDS encoding carotenoid 1,2-hydratase: MRSLLLLVLLLTGHPLLAAGDSFSPVTPGYAMVFPRDFGAHPDFRMEWWYTTGWLQTAEGQKLGFQVTFFRIATQASQHNPSRFAPGQLIIAHAALSDPRLDSLLHDQRIRRAGFDLVYARTGNTDVKLDDWFFRRETDGRYQTAVQAADFALELTFLPTQPLLLQGEQGFSRKGPKMEQASYYYSEPHLQVTGTLTRNGKPIAISGTAWLDHEWSSALLDANAVGWDWAGANLDDGGALMAFQIRSKDGAKIWAHAVWRDAHGRTTTFAPDDVHIQPRRRWRSPHTQADYPVAMTIRTGETTWQLTPLMDDQELDSRASIGAVYWEGAVTLERDGKPVGRGYLELTGYVQPLSIGGNNN; the protein is encoded by the coding sequence ATGCGTTCATTACTGTTGCTGGTTTTGTTGCTGACTGGCCATCCGCTGCTGGCCGCCGGAGATTCGTTCTCACCTGTCACGCCAGGATATGCGATGGTTTTTCCACGGGATTTTGGCGCGCACCCCGATTTCCGGATGGAATGGTGGTACACAACGGGCTGGCTGCAAACGGCAGAAGGCCAGAAACTCGGTTTTCAGGTCACCTTCTTTCGGATTGCAACTCAGGCCAGTCAACATAACCCCAGCCGCTTCGCACCCGGACAACTGATCATCGCGCATGCGGCGCTTTCCGATCCCAGGCTGGACAGTCTGCTGCACGACCAGCGGATCAGGCGCGCAGGGTTTGATCTGGTGTATGCCCGTACCGGCAATACCGATGTCAAACTCGATGACTGGTTTTTCAGGCGCGAAACCGACGGGCGTTACCAGACAGCCGTCCAGGCGGCGGATTTTGCCCTGGAGCTGACGTTTCTGCCGACTCAACCCTTGCTGTTACAGGGTGAACAGGGTTTTTCGCGCAAGGGACCCAAAATGGAGCAGGCCAGTTATTACTATAGCGAGCCCCATCTGCAGGTAACAGGCACCCTTACCCGCAACGGCAAGCCAATCGCCATTTCTGGCACCGCCTGGCTCGATCATGAATGGTCCAGTGCGCTGCTTGATGCCAACGCGGTTGGGTGGGACTGGGCAGGCGCCAATCTGGACGATGGAGGCGCCTTGATGGCTTTTCAGATACGCAGCAAGGATGGTGCGAAAATCTGGGCACATGCGGTATGGCGCGATGCTCACGGACGCACGACCACCTTTGCGCCGGACGATGTGCATATCCAGCCACGGCGGCGCTGGCGTTCTCCACATACTCAGGCCGATTATCCAGTGGCCATGACGATCAGGACGGGCGAAACCACCTGGCAGCTCACTCCGCTCATGGATGACCAGGAGCTGGACTCCCGCGCGTCCATCGGCGCGGTCTACTGGGAGGGAGCGGTCACGCTTGAACGTGATGGCAAACCAGTCGGACGCGGCTATCTGGAACTGACGGGTTATGTGCAGCCATTGTCGATAGGGGGAAATAATAACTAA
- a CDS encoding histidine kinase has product MLIIGHEEQTSHDIDALFAQANMTVTIERMANQAQLAERLLSRSWDLLLADHQPDSDAERALALAAMHAPGVPLIVLTRSSPDVTATSRLIEAGAQDVLSEIDGALLAVVRRCLRQSAHWLDFQQTRLALEKSETRFRALAANLPGLVFQFVLEPDERIFFPYVSEGAKALLGLLPNELQSQPDKFGALIVADDLASYDCSMRDSRLRMTAWNWEGRVQIGDEDDVKWISLRATPRYTQQGAVLWDGIMLNITRNKQIEIEIAHSRAQLAELAAYSQKVKEQERARIAREIHDDIGGTLTAIKCELLPCLDDQPRTTMFYRNKAAAIEVLTDMLIDSTRRIALDLRPGILDCGIVAAVHWQAREFSKRTGIVCEVDCSDDDIALNGDLAVAVFRMFQEALTNISKHARASMVQVELGETGDWFLMRVVDDGCGLADSDRDKLNSFGIRGMRERCQQLGGHFHIEGNAQAGTGTCVRIDVPLDGNPTGE; this is encoded by the coding sequence ATGCTGATAATCGGGCATGAAGAGCAAACGTCGCATGATATTGATGCCTTGTTTGCTCAAGCAAACATGACCGTGACCATCGAACGGATGGCGAATCAGGCTCAACTGGCCGAACGGCTGCTATCCCGGTCATGGGATCTCTTGCTGGCAGATCATCAGCCGGATTCAGATGCTGAACGGGCGCTGGCGCTGGCAGCCATGCATGCGCCGGGCGTGCCATTAATTGTGCTGACCCGTTCGAGCCCCGATGTGACGGCAACTTCACGCTTGATTGAAGCGGGGGCGCAGGATGTATTAAGTGAAATTGATGGCGCACTGCTCGCGGTCGTGCGACGTTGTTTGCGTCAAAGTGCGCATTGGCTGGATTTTCAGCAGACGCGGCTAGCGCTGGAGAAAAGTGAAACACGCTTTCGTGCGCTGGCTGCGAACTTACCCGGACTGGTATTTCAGTTTGTGCTGGAGCCGGATGAGCGTATTTTCTTTCCGTATGTCAGCGAAGGGGCCAAAGCCTTGTTGGGACTGCTGCCGAATGAGTTGCAGTCCCAACCGGATAAATTTGGTGCGCTGATCGTGGCAGATGATCTTGCCAGTTACGATTGCTCGATGCGGGATTCCCGCCTGCGCATGACGGCCTGGAACTGGGAAGGACGAGTGCAGATTGGGGATGAGGATGATGTCAAATGGATCAGTTTGCGCGCGACACCTCGTTATACACAGCAGGGAGCAGTGTTATGGGACGGGATCATGCTCAATATTACGCGCAACAAGCAGATCGAGATTGAGATTGCTCATTCGCGCGCGCAGCTGGCGGAGCTTGCCGCCTATTCACAGAAGGTCAAGGAGCAGGAACGCGCGCGCATTGCCCGTGAAATTCATGATGATATCGGCGGCACGCTGACCGCAATCAAATGCGAATTACTGCCCTGTCTGGATGATCAGCCGCGCACCACTATGTTTTATCGCAACAAGGCGGCGGCGATTGAAGTGCTGACGGATATGCTGATCGATAGCACACGCCGTATCGCACTTGACCTGCGCCCTGGAATTCTCGATTGCGGTATCGTGGCGGCGGTGCACTGGCAGGCGCGCGAATTCAGCAAACGTACTGGTATTGTCTGTGAGGTCGATTGTTCAGATGATGATATTGCGCTCAATGGTGATCTTGCCGTCGCGGTTTTTCGCATGTTTCAGGAAGCGCTAACCAATATCAGCAAGCATGCGCGGGCGTCAATGGTGCAGGTTGAGCTGGGCGAAACGGGGGACTGGTTTCTTATGCGGGTGGTAGATGATGGGTGCGGTCTGGCTGATAGCGATAGGGATAAACTCAATTCGTTTGGTATCAGGGGGATGCGCGAGCGCTGTCAACAGCTCGGTGGCCACTTCCACATCGAAGGCAACGCGCAGGCAGGAACCGGCACCTGCGTCAGAATTGATGTTCCGCTCGATGGAAACCCGACTGGCGAATAG
- a CDS encoding response regulator transcription factor, whose protein sequence is MIKVMITDDHAIVRQGLKQILSETGDISVTGEAESGFQALKLVRQFEFDVILLDISLPDRNGIEVLKQIKKEYPSMAVLMLSMHNESEFALRALKGGASGYLSKQSAPAQLVTAIRTVASGHKYITPILAEELANTITAGSDQPLHTTLSDREYQTFCMIAAGKALSDISAAMCLSPKTVSVYRARLMEKLKLANNSELIRYAIKHNLVD, encoded by the coding sequence ATGATTAAGGTGATGATTACCGATGATCACGCGATTGTGCGTCAGGGACTGAAGCAGATTCTGAGTGAAACCGGGGATATCAGCGTGACGGGCGAGGCTGAAAGTGGTTTTCAGGCACTCAAACTGGTACGCCAGTTTGAGTTTGATGTCATTTTGCTGGATATTTCGTTACCCGACCGCAACGGCATCGAAGTACTGAAACAAATCAAGAAAGAATATCCATCCATGGCCGTGCTGATGTTAAGCATGCACAACGAAAGTGAATTTGCGCTGCGTGCGCTTAAGGGTGGCGCATCCGGCTACCTGAGCAAACAAAGCGCACCGGCGCAGCTGGTAACTGCCATCCGCACGGTGGCCAGTGGCCACAAATACATTACTCCAATACTGGCGGAAGAACTCGCCAATACCATTACAGCTGGCTCAGATCAGCCGCTGCATACCACCTTGTCCGACCGCGAATACCAGACCTTCTGCATGATCGCCGCAGGCAAGGCGCTTTCTGACATTTCCGCCGCCATGTGTCTTAGCCCCAAAACTGTCAGCGTTTATCGCGCCCGTTTGATGGAAAAACTCAAACTGGCCAATAACAGCGAATTGATTCGTTATGCCATCAAGCACAACCTGGTCGATTGA
- a CDS encoding GGDEF domain-containing protein, with protein sequence MIRRTKEDKPLQLVKSATESGKKPAGTKRKLPQPDTNTIDYYKHVEQYAQKIRSTEDVGEIIGILDTVLSETRDLRHNNEVYSAQEQVRLAEQKIETLKLELEQLRELVHTDPMTGVFNRRGLDTVYLREAARADRNENVLCAVVIDLDNFKYINDTYGHQFGDEVLVQFAKTAKQTLRPSDVVARFGGEEFVILLPDTPTESAIWVMQRLQNNFLKTHFRGAGNRPVSVTFSGGLAMRRLQENQNSLIKRADEALYQAKASGKNRVVVAVDSQ encoded by the coding sequence ATGATACGACGCACAAAAGAAGATAAACCGCTGCAGCTTGTCAAATCAGCAACTGAAAGTGGAAAAAAGCCTGCAGGTACCAAACGAAAATTGCCTCAGCCCGATACGAATACTATTGATTACTACAAGCATGTCGAACAATATGCGCAGAAAATCCGTAGCACGGAAGATGTCGGCGAGATTATTGGGATTCTCGACACGGTACTGAGTGAAACCCGTGATTTGCGCCACAATAACGAGGTGTATAGCGCGCAGGAGCAAGTGCGTCTGGCCGAACAGAAAATCGAAACCCTGAAACTGGAGCTGGAACAGTTACGTGAGCTGGTGCATACCGATCCGATGACAGGCGTATTTAACCGGCGCGGGCTGGATACGGTCTATCTGCGGGAAGCAGCGCGCGCTGACCGCAATGAAAATGTATTGTGCGCAGTCGTGATCGATCTTGATAATTTTAAGTATATTAATGATACGTATGGTCACCAGTTTGGCGATGAGGTACTGGTCCAGTTCGCCAAAACCGCGAAACAGACCCTCCGTCCCAGCGACGTGGTTGCCCGATTTGGTGGGGAGGAATTCGTCATTCTGCTGCCGGATACCCCAACGGAATCAGCCATTTGGGTAATGCAGCGTTTGCAGAATAATTTCCTGAAGACCCATTTCCGAGGAGCAGGTAATCGGCCGGTCAGCGTCACGTTCAGTGGCGGTCTGGCAATGCGGCGGCTGCAGGAGAATCAGAATTCCCTGATTAAACGCGCGGATGAGGCGCTCTATCAAGCAAAAGCCTCCGGCAAAAATCGCGTGGTAGTAGCGGTAGATAGTCAATAG
- a CDS encoding HDOD domain-containing protein — protein sequence MDNIFLGRQPILDRERNLVAYELLFRPGQIDSAQVADDVNASANVLINAYGQLGIQRVLGNQRGFINVSAELLLSDAILLLPHQHVVLELLESIVITPEIVQRCLDLKQKGYHLALDDVIAIDERLESMLPIVNVVKVDVLALTDAAIEQLINRLKRWPVIPLAEKVETPDRARFCMDKGFELFQGFFFAKPEVVSGKQLDPANLSMLQLLSLVMQDGEIEKIEQLLKHQPGLSYNLLRMVNSVAGGLTQKVGSIKQAVMVLGFKQLQRWVQLLLYAANSGGESSANALMQTAAIRGRLMELIAALDRPHDKNYQDRAFMTGIMSLLDVLLGMDIQAIVDRLEMPEEMTRALLQREGRLGQQLLLVEASEKNDRTRVNNIIADLGFLDASALAHAELSALEWASQLNQ from the coding sequence ATGGATAATATTTTTCTTGGCCGACAGCCTATACTCGATCGTGAGCGAAATCTGGTTGCATACGAACTGCTCTTCCGTCCCGGACAAATAGACTCGGCTCAGGTGGCGGATGATGTCAATGCATCTGCCAATGTACTGATCAATGCTTATGGTCAGCTGGGCATTCAGCGGGTATTGGGCAATCAGCGTGGCTTTATTAATGTTAGTGCGGAGTTGTTGTTAAGTGACGCCATTTTGCTGCTGCCGCATCAGCATGTGGTGCTGGAACTGCTGGAATCCATTGTTATCACGCCAGAGATCGTGCAGCGTTGTCTGGATCTGAAACAGAAGGGATATCATCTGGCACTGGATGATGTGATTGCCATCGACGAGAGACTGGAGTCGATGTTGCCAATTGTTAACGTGGTCAAAGTAGATGTGCTTGCATTGACTGATGCGGCTATTGAGCAACTGATCAATCGACTGAAACGCTGGCCAGTCATTCCGCTCGCTGAAAAGGTAGAAACTCCGGATCGGGCCAGATTCTGTATGGATAAAGGGTTTGAGCTGTTTCAGGGGTTTTTTTTCGCCAAACCCGAAGTTGTGTCTGGCAAGCAGCTTGATCCGGCAAATCTCTCGATGTTGCAATTGTTATCTCTGGTCATGCAGGATGGAGAAATCGAAAAGATCGAGCAACTGCTCAAGCATCAGCCCGGTTTGAGCTATAACCTGTTGCGCATGGTGAATTCCGTTGCGGGTGGCTTGACGCAAAAAGTCGGCTCCATCAAACAGGCTGTTATGGTACTGGGCTTTAAGCAATTACAGCGCTGGGTGCAGCTACTGCTATATGCCGCCAATTCAGGCGGTGAAAGCTCTGCTAATGCGTTAATGCAGACGGCGGCTATTCGAGGACGCCTGATGGAGTTAATTGCCGCCCTGGATCGTCCGCATGATAAAAACTACCAGGATCGCGCCTTTATGACGGGCATTATGTCGCTGCTGGACGTGCTGTTAGGCATGGATATTCAGGCGATCGTAGACCGGCTCGAAATGCCGGAAGAAATGACACGGGCGTTGTTGCAGCGCGAAGGACGGCTCGGCCAGCAACTGTTGCTGGTAGAAGCAAGCGAAAAGAATGATCGCACCAGGGTGAACAATATCATTGCTGACCTCGGGTTTCTGGATGCTTCTGCGCTGGCGCATGCGGAATTATCTGCCCTGGAGTGGGCCAGTCAGCTCAATCAGTAG
- the fumC gene encoding class II fumarate hydratase: protein MNQYREETDAIGTVQVPSAALWGAQTQRSLENFRISNEPMPSAFIHALAWVKRAAASVNLDLGLLDNKIAAAIITAADEVLAGEHADAFPLVIWQTGSGTQTNMNMNEVLANRASEILGGQRGVARLVHPNDHVNKGQSSNDIFPTAMHVAAVRELHDSLIPALKALSETLAAKSAQFADIVKIGRTHLQDATPLTVGQEFSGYVSQLNHSLQHIESALPHLLELAVGGTAVGTGLNTHAEFGQRVADELIRCTGYPFISAPNKFEALAAHDALVNAHGALKTLAAALIKIANDIRWLASGPRCGIGEIQIPENEPGSSIMPGKVNPTQSEAIIMLASQVMGNDVAINFGGAMGNFELNTMKPLIMYNFLQSVRLLADGMDSFNRHCAVGIAVNQARIERFLQDSLMLVTALNPHIGYDKAAQIAKLAYRNNLTLRQAAIQLGFVSEAQFDVWINPINMIGNNQKK, encoded by the coding sequence ATGAATCAATATCGCGAAGAAACAGATGCCATAGGGACGGTTCAAGTGCCCTCTGCAGCGCTCTGGGGAGCACAGACACAGCGTTCCCTGGAAAATTTCCGCATCTCGAATGAACCTATGCCATCCGCCTTCATTCATGCGCTGGCATGGGTTAAGCGTGCTGCAGCCAGCGTCAATCTTGACTTGGGACTGCTGGATAATAAAATTGCTGCTGCAATTATCACGGCCGCAGATGAAGTGCTGGCGGGTGAGCATGCAGATGCCTTTCCGCTGGTTATCTGGCAAACCGGCTCTGGCACCCAAACCAACATGAACATGAATGAGGTACTTGCCAATCGCGCTTCAGAAATTCTTGGTGGGCAGCGTGGCGTTGCGCGTCTGGTTCATCCCAACGATCATGTCAACAAGGGACAGTCGTCCAACGATATTTTTCCCACCGCCATGCATGTTGCAGCCGTTCGGGAGCTTCATGATTCGTTGATCCCCGCACTCAAGGCGTTAAGTGAAACGCTTGCGGCCAAATCTGCGCAGTTTGCAGATATTGTCAAAATTGGACGTACTCATTTGCAAGATGCTACCCCATTGACTGTGGGGCAGGAATTCTCCGGTTATGTTTCACAATTGAATCACAGTCTGCAGCATATTGAATCCGCGCTACCTCATTTGCTCGAATTGGCAGTGGGCGGAACGGCTGTTGGCACGGGGCTGAATACTCATGCGGAATTTGGCCAGCGCGTTGCTGACGAGCTTATCAGGTGTACCGGTTATCCATTTATCAGTGCACCCAATAAATTTGAAGCACTGGCTGCGCATGATGCCCTGGTAAACGCCCATGGCGCACTCAAAACACTTGCGGCCGCCCTGATCAAGATTGCCAATGATATTCGCTGGCTGGCATCGGGTCCCCGTTGTGGTATTGGGGAAATTCAGATACCGGAAAATGAACCCGGTAGTTCAATCATGCCCGGCAAGGTCAATCCAACCCAATCGGAAGCTATCATCATGCTTGCCAGTCAGGTAATGGGTAATGATGTTGCCATCAATTTTGGCGGCGCCATGGGGAATTTTGAACTCAATACCATGAAGCCCCTGATTATGTATAACTTCTTACAAAGTGTGCGGCTGCTGGCTGATGGCATGGATAGTTTTAATCGGCACTGCGCCGTAGGGATTGCCGTCAATCAGGCGCGTATTGAGCGGTTCTTGCAGGATTCGTTGATGCTGGTGACTGCGCTTAACCCGCATATCGGCTATGACAAAGCGGCGCAAATCGCCAAGCTTGCCTATCGCAATAATCTGACACTCAGGCAGGCAGCCATTCAGCTTGGTTTTGTCTCGGAAGCGCAATTCGACGTATGGATCAACCCGATCAACATGATTGGGAATAACCAGAAAAAATAA
- the queF gene encoding NADPH-dependent 7-cyano-7-deazaguanine reductase QueF, producing MSTQPDQRLETFDNPMKMRDYRIHMEIPEFTCLCPKTGQPDFARLTLDYIPDKKCVELKSLKLYIWSYRDRGAFHEAVTNQILDDLVAVMKPRFIRLAANFYVRGGVFTNVVAEHRKKGWRPLPPVFLEDFDPQMNFRS from the coding sequence ATGTCTACCCAACCTGATCAGCGTCTTGAAACCTTTGATAATCCGATGAAGATGCGTGATTACCGTATCCATATGGAGATACCGGAATTCACCTGTTTATGTCCTAAAACCGGCCAGCCTGATTTTGCGCGACTGACGCTCGACTACATTCCGGATAAAAAATGCGTCGAGCTCAAGAGTCTTAAGCTCTACATCTGGTCGTATCGTGATCGAGGCGCTTTTCATGAAGCCGTGACCAACCAGATACTGGATGATCTGGTAGCGGTGATGAAACCACGCTTTATCCGCCTGGCGGCCAATTTTTATGTGCGCGGGGGAGTGTTTACCAACGTAGTTGCCGAACATCGCAAGAAGGGTTGGCGGCCGTTACCGCCGGTTTTTCTCGAAGATTTCGATCCACAAATGAATTTTCGTAGCTGA
- the smc gene encoding chromosome segregation protein SMC yields the protein MRLSEIKLAGFKSFVDPTVIPLPGNLVGIVGPNGCGKSNVIDAVRWVLGESRASALRGESLQDVIFNGSAKRAPVSRASVELVFDNSAGKLAGQWGQYGQIAIKRVMQKAGESTYYINNIHVRRRDVADIFLGTGVSGRGYAIIEQGMISRVIEAKPQELRAFLEEAAGISRYRERRHESELRLSDARGNLLRLDDILAEFSKQTHHLQAQAQVAARYHELQAKRLAAQRMLYAQQQQQAASARAKAQTDIRRHIENLGNIQNSQQSAEQELEALRTRHKAAGNQQLELQGKLYEADGEIARINQELQHMRDNQARLSKQLADIGNHLQDYEARLENRQTDSVTCQDQLQQASALHRDLQQQSLVANQQLPLLETTAKTEGMQLTAVREKLLAVQHNEKLQQHQLANAEKILQQLRLKQQKLQNEQQQQPVVDPDALAVLQQRADKLSTQLTQQQQMLTSLEVQLKVAQQEKAVFEKKNQACLQEITQVKAQHDALQHLQHQTHHDQEMKAWASQHQLDTLPRLWQQIRIESGWETALESVLHARIEAVNIDQLEQVLAWRQHPPGQWTVYEATDWIDQKHRNTQMHHTDQPERQPLAKQLRYQNPALQPVLEGWLAGIFITQDIESGLMDRKYLASGEWLVTAQGHILSRHSISYFAPDSARYGVLARQQEIEHLAARHVEIEAAYLISQQTLAQAQAHCHDLATRITQTRHEIDQHRAKFHEHQLQIMQLVQQQNHIILRGQQLDKELAELTQQMAQELSHKEQTESSLAACLIEQSGLDEQMRLAQSVFQKSSQALTAQRTLIQQISDQLREATFNEKRFQDRLIDCERQLEQIEHDMAALAQSRQQLEQSQVEFDQSSLLARQTQWQTQRLQHEQSLATIRETITAIEKLISETEQTRIHAEQEHHAISEMLNQARLKEQEASLNEKQFIDKLLELGLEDASSIAPHASKELPAKLQARVNQLTEDIAALGAVNLAALAELEALQEREATLAAQLQDLQQAIQALEQAICQIDGETRERLATTFTEVNRNLAELFASVFGGGQAELLLGGDDILLAGVQLTAHPPGKKNSSIHLLSGGEKALTALALVFSLFKLNPAPFCLLDEVDAPLDDSNATRFCELVKRMAQDTQFLFISHNKSTMQMAQQLIGVTMHEQGVSRIVTVDIEKMITIENNAVPV from the coding sequence TTGCGTCTCTCCGAAATAAAACTCGCTGGTTTCAAATCCTTTGTTGATCCCACTGTCATTCCCCTCCCCGGAAATCTGGTTGGCATCGTTGGGCCGAATGGTTGCGGCAAATCCAATGTGATTGACGCGGTGCGCTGGGTGCTGGGTGAGTCACGCGCATCTGCACTGCGCGGCGAATCGTTACAGGACGTGATCTTCAATGGTTCGGCCAAGCGTGCGCCGGTGAGCCGCGCCAGTGTCGAATTGGTATTTGACAATAGCGCCGGCAAACTCGCCGGGCAATGGGGGCAATACGGCCAGATTGCCATCAAACGTGTCATGCAAAAAGCGGGGGAGTCCACCTATTACATCAACAATATTCATGTGCGTCGGCGTGATGTTGCGGATATCTTTCTGGGTACCGGCGTAAGCGGACGCGGTTACGCCATTATCGAACAGGGCATGATTTCTCGCGTAATCGAGGCCAAGCCTCAGGAATTACGGGCATTTCTTGAGGAAGCCGCAGGCATTTCCCGCTACCGCGAGCGACGGCACGAGAGCGAATTGCGCTTGTCTGACGCGCGCGGCAACTTGCTGCGTCTCGACGATATCCTGGCAGAATTCAGTAAACAGACGCATCACCTGCAGGCGCAGGCACAAGTAGCCGCGCGCTATCATGAATTGCAAGCGAAACGTCTGGCCGCACAGCGTATGCTGTACGCGCAGCAGCAACAGCAGGCCGCCAGCGCACGCGCTAAAGCACAAACAGATATCAGGCGTCACATTGAAAACCTGGGAAACATTCAGAACAGTCAACAATCGGCAGAGCAGGAGCTGGAAGCACTGCGTACCCGTCACAAAGCTGCCGGTAATCAGCAGCTCGAACTGCAGGGAAAACTGTACGAAGCCGATGGTGAAATTGCGCGTATCAACCAGGAGCTCCAGCACATGCGTGATAATCAGGCGCGCCTGTCAAAACAGCTTGCCGATATCGGCAATCATCTCCAGGATTACGAGGCACGGCTGGAGAACAGGCAGACCGATAGCGTAACCTGCCAGGATCAGCTGCAACAGGCAAGCGCATTGCATCGTGATTTGCAGCAACAGTCCCTGGTAGCAAACCAGCAGCTGCCGTTACTGGAAACCACGGCAAAAACCGAGGGAATGCAATTGACCGCAGTACGGGAAAAATTACTGGCTGTTCAACATAATGAAAAACTGCAGCAACATCAGCTGGCTAATGCGGAAAAAATCCTGCAGCAATTACGGCTGAAGCAACAGAAATTACAGAATGAGCAGCAACAACAGCCGGTGGTTGACCCTGACGCGCTCGCTGTCTTACAACAGCGGGCTGATAAGCTATCCACGCAGTTGACGCAACAACAGCAGATGTTGACCTCGCTGGAAGTGCAGCTGAAAGTGGCACAGCAGGAAAAGGCTGTCTTTGAGAAAAAAAACCAGGCCTGTCTGCAGGAAATAACCCAGGTCAAAGCGCAACATGATGCGTTACAGCATTTGCAACATCAGACTCATCACGATCAGGAGATGAAGGCATGGGCAAGCCAGCATCAGCTGGATACCCTGCCACGGCTATGGCAACAGATTCGCATTGAATCGGGGTGGGAAACTGCGCTGGAATCTGTGCTGCATGCACGCATAGAAGCGGTGAACATCGATCAGCTTGAACAAGTGCTGGCGTGGCGGCAGCATCCTCCCGGTCAATGGACGGTATATGAAGCAACTGATTGGATCGATCAAAAACATCGCAACACTCAAATGCATCATACCGATCAACCTGAACGACAACCGCTGGCGAAACAGTTGCGCTACCAGAATCCCGCCCTGCAACCGGTACTGGAAGGCTGGCTGGCTGGTATATTTATCACACAGGATATTGAATCCGGCCTGATGGACAGGAAATATCTCGCATCGGGAGAGTGGCTGGTCACAGCGCAGGGACATATTCTCAGTCGCCACAGCATCAGTTACTTTGCACCGGATTCGGCACGGTATGGTGTGCTTGCCCGTCAGCAGGAGATTGAGCATCTTGCTGCAAGGCATGTCGAAATCGAAGCGGCGTATCTCATTTCTCAGCAGACTCTGGCGCAGGCCCAAGCGCATTGCCACGATCTGGCAACCAGAATTACGCAGACCCGCCATGAAATCGACCAGCATCGAGCGAAGTTTCATGAACACCAATTGCAGATTATGCAATTGGTGCAGCAGCAGAATCATATTATTCTGCGGGGGCAGCAGCTTGATAAGGAACTGGCGGAACTGACGCAGCAGATGGCACAGGAACTATCGCATAAGGAACAGACTGAATCCAGTCTGGCTGCCTGCCTGATTGAACAATCCGGGCTCGACGAGCAAATGCGGCTGGCACAATCAGTATTTCAGAAATCCAGCCAGGCTTTGACTGCACAGCGCACACTCATTCAACAAATAAGCGATCAGTTGCGTGAAGCCACTTTCAATGAAAAACGCTTTCAGGACAGACTCATCGACTGTGAACGACAATTAGAACAAATCGAGCACGACATGGCGGCGCTGGCACAAAGCCGCCAGCAACTGGAGCAATCACAGGTTGAATTTGATCAGTCTTCGCTGCTGGCCAGGCAGACGCAATGGCAGACGCAACGGCTGCAGCATGAACAATCGCTGGCAACCATTCGCGAGACCATCACAGCGATTGAGAAGCTGATCAGCGAGACGGAACAGACCCGTATCCACGCGGAGCAGGAACATCATGCCATCAGTGAAATGCTCAATCAGGCGCGACTCAAAGAACAGGAAGCCAGTCTGAACGAAAAGCAGTTTATCGATAAATTGCTGGAGCTGGGGCTGGAGGATGCCTCATCCATTGCGCCACATGCCAGCAAGGAATTACCCGCGAAACTGCAGGCACGGGTCAATCAACTGACCGAGGATATCGCCGCACTGGGCGCGGTCAATCTAGCAGCGCTGGCTGAGCTTGAAGCGTTGCAGGAACGTGAGGCAACGCTTGCGGCACAATTACAAGATCTGCAGCAGGCGATACAGGCGCTTGAGCAGGCGATTTGCCAGATTGACGGAGAAACCAGAGAGCGCCTTGCCACCACTTTTACCGAAGTGAATCGCAATCTGGCTGAATTGTTTGCTTCCGTTTTTGGTGGCGGCCAGGCAGAACTCCTGCTTGGTGGTGATGACATTCTGCTGGCAGGGGTGCAGTTAACCGCACACCCACCCGGTAAAAAAAACAGCTCGATCCATTTGTTGTCGGGTGGAGAAAAGGCATTGACCGCGTTGGCACTGGTGTTTTCGCTGTTCAAGCTCAATCCGGCGCCATTCTGTTTGCTGGATGAGGTTGATGCGCCTTTGGATGACAGCAATGCAACTCGATTTTGCGAACTGGTCAAGCGCATGGCGCAGGATACGCAATTCTTATTCATCAGTCACAACAAGTCCACGATGCAAATGGCGCAGCAGCTGATCGGCGTGACCATGCATGAACAGGGTGTTTCCCGCATCGTGACAGTGGATATAGAGAAAATGATAACGATTGAAAATAATGCTGTCCCGGTTTGA